From a single Tistrella mobilis genomic region:
- a CDS encoding LysR substrate-binding domain-containing protein, producing the protein MRRFLPSLSALHAFDAAVRYLSFTKAAEDLCITQSGISRQIRNLEEFLGVTLFERAGPRIILTAAGRAYYEEISHLLDRMEEVSIDAVRGRTTEDFLRIGMSPTLARRWALPVLKHFARAEPEILFEVVACPNTQDPTDFDANLFFLRGVGNWAACRSHLLFEEDLVVVGAPALLPAQGFLAEDDLRRITLIQNVSRPSLWMHWLRAADIPFTGPILGPRFSVTDMIIEAAIAGMGLAVVPESYVLAELADGRLKPAFPQRCSSGEGFYMCCPEAFMSQNGVAAFRRWFLAEARRRNLLPAPRPTARDDPAA; encoded by the coding sequence CTTCACCAAGGCGGCAGAGGATCTGTGCATCACCCAGAGCGGCATCAGCCGCCAGATCCGCAATCTTGAAGAGTTTCTGGGCGTCACCCTGTTCGAACGCGCCGGCCCGCGCATCATCCTGACCGCAGCCGGCCGGGCCTATTACGAGGAAATCTCGCATCTGCTGGACCGGATGGAGGAGGTCTCCATCGATGCGGTGCGCGGCCGGACCACCGAGGATTTCCTGCGCATCGGCATGTCGCCGACGCTTGCCCGGCGCTGGGCCCTGCCGGTGCTGAAACATTTCGCCCGGGCCGAGCCCGAGATCCTGTTCGAGGTGGTGGCCTGCCCCAACACCCAGGATCCGACGGATTTCGACGCCAATCTGTTCTTCCTGCGCGGCGTGGGCAACTGGGCCGCCTGCCGTAGCCATCTGCTGTTCGAGGAAGACCTGGTGGTGGTCGGCGCCCCGGCCCTGCTGCCGGCCCAGGGCTTCCTCGCCGAAGACGATCTGCGGCGGATCACCCTGATCCAGAACGTCTCGCGGCCGAGCCTGTGGATGCACTGGCTGCGCGCGGCCGACATCCCCTTCACCGGGCCGATCCTTGGGCCGCGCTTCTCGGTCACCGACATGATCATCGAGGCGGCGATCGCCGGCATGGGGCTGGCGGTGGTGCCGGAAAGCTATGTCCTGGCGGAACTGGCCGACGGCCGGCTGAAACCCGCCTTCCCCCAGCGCTGTTCTTCAGGCGAAGGCTTCTATATGTGCTGCCCGGAAGCCTTCATGAGCCAGAACGGCGTCGCCGCCTTCCGCCGCTGGTTTCTGGCCGAGGCGCGGCGGCGGAACCTGCTGCCCGCGCCGCGCCCCACCGCCCGAGATGATCCGGCCGCGTGA